The genomic interval CCTGCTGGAGCGAGGGGATTTTGTCTTCCTGCCGATGGGGTCTTATCACCAGAGCTTTTACGAATTTGGTGCCACCCGTATTCTTAATGTGGGCGTCAGCAGACGCTTCTTTGAGAAGCACTATTTGCCGCTGGTGCCGTTCTGTTTCGTGGCCTCCCAGGTCTATCGGGTCAAAAACGAGTTCATGACATGGATTGAAACCGTTATCGCCTCGCTTAACTTCCGGGACAATGAATTTGATGAGTTTATTGAAACGGTGACCTTCTACGTGATGAACCGACTGCGTCATCATCGTGAAGAGCAGCAGGTGACGGATGATATTCCACAGTGGCTGCGCAGCACCGTTGAGCTGATGCACGATAAAGGCCAGTTCAGTGAAAATGCGCTGGAAAATATGGTGTCTCTGTCGGGAAAATCCCAGGAATATCTGACCCGCGCGACGCAGCGCTATTATCGTAAAACGCCGGTGCAAATTATTAATGAAATCCGCATTAATTTTGCCAGGAAACAGCTGGAAATTACCAACTATTCTGTTACCGATATTGCTTACGAGTCAGGATACAGCAGTCCCAGCCTGTTTATTAAGACCTTTAAAAAATTGACTTCATTCACACCGAACAGTTACCGGAAAAATTTAACGGTAATTAATTAACTTTCGGCGGATTACCCGCCACAAATATTGCTTTAATGGCTTGCCCAAATAGCGGGAAGAATACGCTATACCTTGCAGGCGATTAACCTGATACGCTAAGGGAGATATTATGCAAAAGAAATTAAAAGTCGTAACCATTGGTGGCGGCAGCAGCTATACCCCGGAATTACTTGAAGGTTTCCTGAAACGCTACCATGAATTACCGGTCAGCGAATTATGGCTGGTGGACGTTGAGGAAGGTCAGGAAAAGCTGAATATTATTTTCGACCTGTGCAAGCGCATGGTGGAGAAAGCGGGCGTGCCTCTGACCGTGCATAAAACCCTCGACCGCCGTCTGGCGCTGAAAGATGCGGATTTCGTGACCACCCAGCTGCGCGTCGGTCAGCTGAAAGCGCGCGAGCTGGACGAGCGTATTCCGCTGAGCCACGGTTATCTCGGGCAGGAGACCAACGGCGCGGGCGGCCTGTTCAAAGGCCTGCGTACCATCCCGGTGATTTTCGACATCGTTAAAGACGTGCAGGAGATCTGCCCGAACGCGTGGGTGATTAACTTCACTAACCCGGCCGGGATGGTGACCGAGGCGGTCTATCGTCATACCGGCTTCAAACGCTTTATCGGCGTCTGTAATATTCCGATCGGTATGAAGATGTTTATCCGCGACGTGCTGGCGCTGACCGACAGCGACGATCTCTCTATCGACCTGTTCGGTCTGAACCACATGGTGTTTATTAAGGACGTCATTGTGAACGGAAAATCGCGCTTTGCCGAACTCCTCGACGGCGTGGCCTCCGGTCGCCTGACCGCGGCCTCCGTGAAAAACATCTTTGACCTGCCGTTCAGCGAAGGGCTGATCCGCTCGCTGAACCTGCTGCCGTGCTCTTACCTGCTTTACTACTTTAAGCAGAAAGAGATGCTGGCCATCGAAATGGGCGAGTACTATAAGGGCGGCGCGCGCGCGCAGATCGTTCAGAAAGTCGAGAAGCAGCTGTTCGATTTGTATAAAGATCCGAACCTGAACGTCAAACCGAAAGAGCTGGAGCAGCGCGGCGGGGCCTACTACTCCGATGCGGCGTGTGAAGTGATTAACGCCATCTACAACGACAAGCAGGCGGAACACTATGTCAACGTGCCGCACCATGGCCATATCGACAATATCCCGGCTGACTGGGCCGTCGAGATGACCTGCATCCTGGGACGCGATGGTGCCAAACCGCATCCACGCATCACCCACTTCGATGACAAGGTTATGGGCCTGATCCACACCATCAAGGGCTTTGAAGTGGCGGCAAGCAACGCGGCGCTGAGCGGCGAGCTCAATGACGTGCTTCTGGCGCTGAACCTCAGCCCGCTGGTGCATTCCGACCGTGATGCGGAGCAGTTGGCCAGCGAGATGATCCTGGCGCATGAAAAATGGTTGCCGAACTTTGCCGCAACGATCGAGACGCTGAAGTTCAAACACCACTGAGAGGACGCACAATGGAAAACCTGCTGATCGTGAATGCTGATGATTTTGGCCTCTCGAAAGGCCAGAACTACGGCATTATTGAAGCCTGTCGCCGGGGTGTTGTGACCTCTACCACGGCACTGGTTAATGGTGAGGAGGTTGAACACGCGGCGCAGCTGAGCCGCGAGGTGCCGGAGCTGGGCGTCG from Enterobacter sp. JBIWA008 carries:
- the chbR gene encoding transcriptional regulator ChbR, which encodes MEIKTALEQQLFNGKNFHVVIYNKTESASGLHQHDYYEFTIVLTGRYYQEINGKRVLLERGDFVFLPMGSYHQSFYEFGATRILNVGVSRRFFEKHYLPLVPFCFVASQVYRVKNEFMTWIETVIASLNFRDNEFDEFIETVTFYVMNRLRHHREEQQVTDDIPQWLRSTVELMHDKGQFSENALENMVSLSGKSQEYLTRATQRYYRKTPVQIINEIRINFARKQLEITNYSVTDIAYESGYSSPSLFIKTFKKLTSFTPNSYRKNLTVIN
- a CDS encoding 6-phospho-beta-glucosidase produces the protein MQKKLKVVTIGGGSSYTPELLEGFLKRYHELPVSELWLVDVEEGQEKLNIIFDLCKRMVEKAGVPLTVHKTLDRRLALKDADFVTTQLRVGQLKARELDERIPLSHGYLGQETNGAGGLFKGLRTIPVIFDIVKDVQEICPNAWVINFTNPAGMVTEAVYRHTGFKRFIGVCNIPIGMKMFIRDVLALTDSDDLSIDLFGLNHMVFIKDVIVNGKSRFAELLDGVASGRLTAASVKNIFDLPFSEGLIRSLNLLPCSYLLYYFKQKEMLAIEMGEYYKGGARAQIVQKVEKQLFDLYKDPNLNVKPKELEQRGGAYYSDAACEVINAIYNDKQAEHYVNVPHHGHIDNIPADWAVEMTCILGRDGAKPHPRITHFDDKVMGLIHTIKGFEVAASNAALSGELNDVLLALNLSPLVHSDRDAEQLASEMILAHEKWLPNFAATIETLKFKHH